In one window of Thalassococcus arenae DNA:
- a CDS encoding conjugal transfer protein TraG, with the protein MSRQDTSSATKILWGQIIIVSIVALLFVWAATQWVAFRLGFQPQLGAPLTALFGLPIYRPWQVFTWWYWYDAYAPRVFMEGAAIAGAGGIAAIAVAILLSVLRAREASDVTTYGSARWASPKDITAAGLFADDGVVLGRLDKRYLRHDGPEHVLCFAPTRSGKGVGLVIPSLLTWPGSAIVHDIKGENWQLTSGWRARFGRVLLFDPTNAVSAAYNPLLEVRRGEREVRDVQNIADILVDPEGQLERRNHWEKTSHSLLVGAILHVLYAEKDKTLAGAAAFLSDPRRPIAATLTAMMRTAHLGDRPHPVVAQAARELLNKSENERSGVLSTAMSFLSLYRDPVIAAVTRRCDWRIDDLVSEARPLTLYLVVPPSDISRTKPLVRLILNQIGRRLTEELHNTNRKHRLLFMLDEFPALGRLDFFESQLAFMAGYGLKAFLIAQSLNQIEKAYGQNNAILDNCHVRVAFATNDERTAKRLSDALGTTTELRAMKNYAGHRLSPWLGHLMVSRQETARALLTPGEIMQLPPDDEIILVSGAAPIRAQKVRYFRDAQLTARIHKPPVVEASAFVSPVETDDWSSLQPVAPPQETGVKKPADEGDGGIRREPEIPEHEDVAPELPFPREEFAALEDEPDDEAQRARAMQTRFRNVARQAALDPDDGIEL; encoded by the coding sequence ATGAGCCGTCAGGACACGTCATCGGCCACCAAGATCCTCTGGGGCCAGATCATCATCGTCAGCATCGTGGCGCTGCTCTTCGTCTGGGCGGCGACACAATGGGTCGCGTTTCGTCTGGGGTTCCAACCCCAGCTTGGCGCACCTCTCACCGCCCTGTTCGGCTTGCCGATCTATCGCCCGTGGCAGGTCTTCACCTGGTGGTACTGGTACGACGCCTACGCGCCGCGCGTCTTCATGGAAGGGGCCGCGATCGCCGGCGCAGGCGGGATCGCCGCCATTGCCGTCGCCATCTTGCTGTCGGTCCTGCGGGCGCGCGAGGCGAGCGACGTGACGACCTATGGCTCGGCCAGATGGGCAAGCCCCAAGGATATCACCGCCGCCGGGCTGTTCGCAGACGACGGGGTCGTGCTGGGCCGTCTCGACAAGCGCTACCTCCGGCATGATGGTCCGGAACATGTGCTGTGCTTCGCGCCCACGAGATCGGGTAAAGGCGTCGGCCTGGTGATCCCAAGCCTGCTGACCTGGCCCGGCTCCGCCATCGTCCATGACATCAAGGGCGAGAACTGGCAGCTCACGTCCGGATGGCGGGCGCGGTTCGGGCGCGTCCTGCTATTCGATCCGACCAACGCGGTCAGCGCCGCCTACAATCCGCTGCTCGAGGTTCGTCGCGGGGAGCGCGAGGTGCGGGACGTGCAAAACATCGCCGACATCCTCGTCGATCCCGAAGGCCAGCTCGAGCGACGGAACCATTGGGAGAAGACCAGCCATTCCCTTCTGGTCGGCGCGATCCTTCATGTTCTCTATGCTGAGAAGGACAAGACACTGGCAGGCGCCGCCGCCTTCCTGTCAGATCCTCGGCGTCCCATCGCTGCCACACTGACTGCAATGATGCGGACGGCCCATCTCGGAGATCGCCCGCATCCTGTTGTCGCTCAGGCCGCCCGCGAGCTGCTGAACAAATCCGAGAACGAACGCTCCGGCGTCCTGTCCACGGCCATGTCCTTCCTCAGCCTCTACCGCGACCCCGTGATCGCCGCCGTGACCCGGCGCTGCGACTGGCGGATCGATGATCTCGTCTCTGAAGCGCGGCCGCTCACCCTCTACCTCGTGGTGCCGCCCTCGGACATTTCCCGCACCAAACCGCTGGTCCGGCTGATCCTGAACCAGATCGGCCGCCGCCTGACAGAAGAATTGCACAACACCAACCGTAAACACCGCCTTTTGTTCATGCTCGACGAGTTCCCCGCCCTCGGCCGTCTCGACTTCTTTGAAAGCCAACTGGCCTTCATGGCGGGATACGGGCTCAAGGCCTTCCTGATCGCCCAGTCGTTGAACCAGATCGAAAAGGCCTATGGCCAGAACAACGCCATCCTGGACAATTGCCATGTCCGCGTCGCCTTCGCGACAAATGACGAGCGCACGGCGAAGCGCCTGTCCGACGCCCTCGGCACCACGACCGAACTGCGCGCGATGAAAAACTATGCTGGCCACCGCCTGTCACCCTGGCTCGGACATCTGATGGTCTCGCGCCAAGAAACCGCCCGCGCCTTGCTGACCCCCGGTGAGATCATGCAGCTGCCGCCCGATGACGAAATCATCCTCGTGTCGGGCGCAGCCCCGATACGGGCACAAAAAGTGCGGTACTTCCGCGATGCGCAACTGACGGCAAGAATCCACAAGCCGCCTGTCGTCGAAGCATCTGCTTTCGTCAGCCCCGTGGAAACCGATGATTGGAGCAGTCTTCAGCCAGTCGCACCGCCCCAAGAAACTGGCGTGAAAAAGCCCGCTGACGAAGGGGATGGTGGCATCCGGCGAGAGCCTGAAATCCCAGAACATGAGGATGTGGCGCCCGAACTGCCGTTCCCGCGCGAGGAATTCGCGGCTCTCGAAGACGAACCCGACGACGAGGCCCAACGCGCCCGCGCCATGCAGACCCGCTTCCGCAACGTCGCGCGTCAAGCGGCCCTCGATCCGGACGACGGCATCGAACTGTGA
- a CDS encoding ribbon-helix-helix protein, CopG family codes for MKKAKITAYVDPALFDEIDALAARRRVPKTQIIEAALASLLSPDSAEQSEAAIVRRLDRLTRSLERLERDQEITTEALALFVRFWLTTTPPLPDDTYLAAKAKGKERYGGFVETLARRLGKGTTLTRELSREEPNPKVQD; via the coding sequence ATGAAGAAAGCCAAGATCACAGCCTATGTCGACCCAGCCCTCTTCGACGAAATCGACGCACTGGCGGCGCGACGGCGCGTTCCCAAAACCCAGATCATCGAGGCGGCATTGGCGTCGTTGCTCTCACCCGACAGCGCCGAACAGAGCGAGGCCGCGATTGTCCGGCGGCTCGATCGCCTGACGAGGTCGTTGGAGCGTTTGGAACGCGACCAGGAAATCACGACTGAGGCGCTCGCGCTGTTCGTCCGCTTCTGGTTGACCACGACACCACCCCTGCCCGATGACACATACTTGGCGGCCAAGGCGAAAGGGAAAGAGCGGTATGGAGGCTTCGTTGAGACGCTGGCGCGGCGGCTGGGAAAAGGAACGACCTTGACAAGAGAGCTATCTCGGGAAGAGCCAAACCCCAAAGTCCAAGATTAG
- a CDS encoding WYL domain-containing protein has protein sequence MAATELKWATEQRFQFIEYQAFWLGSLNRVDLTSHFGISVPQASKDIAAYQSLHPQNIKYDHSEKRYFVTKEFAPHFIELKPDVFLNGLLREADDCQNPVLLPTEGIPIPKRLIDPFVLQSLTECIATNQSVEILYQSMSSNKPDAIWRRITPHSFATDGLRWHTRAYCHIDQKFKDFLISRCLGSREPGASAASVHDDIYWNKSFEIRLVPNPALSTSQKRVVATDYGMRDARLTVSTRMAMLYYFEKRLRLDVAHLMDDPGECPVIIENKSAFDAAVEEATK, from the coding sequence ATGGCCGCCACCGAACTGAAATGGGCGACGGAACAAAGGTTCCAGTTTATCGAGTACCAAGCCTTCTGGCTTGGTAGTCTCAACCGTGTCGACCTCACATCGCATTTTGGCATCTCGGTACCTCAAGCTTCCAAGGATATAGCAGCCTACCAGTCTCTACACCCGCAAAACATAAAATACGATCACAGCGAGAAGCGGTACTTTGTGACGAAGGAGTTTGCGCCTCACTTCATAGAGCTGAAGCCAGATGTATTCCTCAATGGCCTGTTGAGAGAAGCAGATGATTGTCAAAATCCTGTACTGCTGCCGACTGAAGGTATCCCGATTCCGAAGCGACTGATTGACCCATTTGTGCTGCAATCCCTGACTGAGTGCATTGCGACCAATCAGTCGGTGGAAATTCTGTATCAGTCGATGAGCTCGAACAAACCCGATGCAATCTGGCGCCGTATAACACCCCACAGCTTTGCAACTGATGGGCTTCGTTGGCACACGAGGGCCTACTGTCACATCGATCAAAAATTCAAAGACTTCCTGATATCTAGGTGTCTTGGCTCCCGCGAGCCTGGAGCATCTGCCGCATCGGTTCATGACGATATCTATTGGAACAAGTCTTTCGAGATCCGCCTCGTGCCCAACCCCGCACTGTCCACTTCGCAGAAGAGGGTAGTGGCAACCGACTATGGCATGCGCGACGCAAGGCTTACCGTTTCCACGCGGATGGCCATGTTGTACTATTTTGAGAAGCGCTTGCGGTTAGACGTTGCGCATCTCATGGACGACCCAGGCGAATGCCCGGTGATTATTGAGAACAAATCGGCTTTCGACGCCGCCGTCGAGGAGGCGACAAAATGA